In a genomic window of Desulfobacterales bacterium:
- a CDS encoding helix-turn-helix transcriptional regulator, producing MKRFNPEKIVELRKKAGLNQTQLSELTKKIDETGISENSIWKIENNKNIPSVNALALIAEALKVKNFNQFFEEEEKSEGKISSKEYLEIVAQIKALEKKLEQIKPNIEG from the coding sequence ATGAAAAGATTTAATCCAGAAAAAATAGTTGAGCTTAGAAAGAAAGCAGGACTCAATCAAACACAATTATCTGAGCTTACTAAAAAGATTGATGAGACAGGTATATCCGAAAATTCGATATGGAAGATAGAGAATAATAAGAATATACCAAGTGTAAACGCATTAGCACTGATTGCGGAAGCGTTAAAAGTAAAAAACTTCAATCAATTTTTTGAGGAAGAAGAGAAGTCGGAAGGGAAAATTAGCAGTAAAGAGTATCTGGAAATCGTTGCACAAATAAAAGCTCTTGAAAAAAAGCTTGAACAAATAAAACCAAATATTGAAGGATAA
- a CDS encoding putative molybdenum carrier protein, giving the protein MGIKIISGGQTGADRAGLDVAIDLGISYSGSIVKGRKAEDGQLDPLKYKNIVELKSTSYLVRTEKNVKDADLTLIFSHGELEGGSKRTKDYAIKHKKRYIHIDFLKEIDESVFDEIRNNIIKSEIKINIAGARASKDPKIYNKVYEFLTKLFKTD; this is encoded by the coding sequence ATGGGTATAAAAATTATTTCGGGAGGTCAAACAGGAGCGGACAGAGCAGGACTTGATGTCGCTATAGATTTAGGAATTTCCTATAGTGGCTCTATTGTTAAAGGTAGAAAAGCCGAAGATGGTCAATTAGACCCGTTAAAGTATAAAAATATAGTAGAACTTAAATCTACAAGCTATTTAGTTAGAACCGAAAAAAATGTTAAAGATGCCGATTTAACATTGATTTTTTCACATGGAGAATTAGAAGGAGGCTCTAAGAGAACTAAGGATTACGCTATAAAGCATAAAAAAAGATATATTCATATTGATTTTTTGAAAGAAATAGATGAATCCGTGTTTGATGAAATTAGAAATAATATCATCAAATCAGAGATAAAAATAAATATAGCTGGAGCAAGAGCCAGTAAAGACCCAAAGATATATAACAAAGTCTATGAATTTTTGACGAAATTATTTAAAACAGATTAA